In Montipora foliosa isolate CH-2021 chromosome 13, ASM3666993v2, whole genome shotgun sequence, one DNA window encodes the following:
- the LOC137983847 gene encoding tolloid-like protein 1 isoform X1: protein MLCKSFKSPIQRASSENLLLENFISWEKSCETANYSMTTSATQMPRSCAHSLTDLQGNFSSPNYPSSYPPRQNCIWSITVTPGSYIYLQFSYFFVEYGGKHCPYDYVEISDSNYPSSSIKIKHCGYQGPWCVWSTSNVLHVRFVTDHIVSAPGFMAHYVTYGNPGSKNCLSLNATQRSCAHNLTDLQGNFSSPNYPSSYPHRLNCSWSITVTPGSYIYLQFSNFSLEYGGSHCPFEYVEVSDSNYPLFSTQIKRCGGESPWCVWSTSNVLHVRFVTDFSGSASGFMAHYATYGNPGSGNCVSLQSKKILTEHVQE from the exons atgttgtgtaaatcgtttaaaagtccaatccaacgagcatcctcggaaaatttgctcctggaaaattttatctcgtgggaaaagagctgcgaaacag CAAACTATTCGATGACGACAAGTGCAACTCAAATGCCAC GGTCGTGTGCACACAGCTTGACTGACCTTCAAGGAAACTTCTCGAGTCCGAATTATCCATCCAGCTATCCACCTCGCCAGAACTGCATCTGGTCTATTACTGTAACACCAGGCAGCTACATTTACTTGCAGTTTTCTTACTTTTTTGTGGAATATGGTGGAAAGCACTGTCCGTATGACTACGTGGAAATATCTGATTCAAACTATCCATCGAGTTccataaaaataaaacactgtGGTTATCAAGGTCCTTGGTGTGTTTGGAGCACGAGCAATGTCCTGCATGTTCGATTCGTTACTGATCACATTGTTTCAGCTCCAGGGTTCATGGCACATTATGTAACTTACGGGAATCCTGGCAGCAAAAACTGCCTGTCTCTTAATGCAACACAAA GGTCGTGTGCACACAACTTGACTGATCTTCAAGGAAACTTCTCAAGTCCGAATTATCCATCCAGCTACCCACATCGCCTGAACTGCAGCTGGTCTATTACTGTAACACCAGGCAGCTACATTTACTTGCAGTTTTCTAACTTTTCTCTGGAATACGGTGGAAGCCACTGTCCGTTTGAATACGTGGAAGTATCTGATTCAAACTATCCATTATTTTCCACACAAATTAAACGCTGTGGTGGTGAAAGTCCTTGGTGTGTTTGGAGCACGAGCAATGTCCTGCATGTTCGATTCGTTACTGATTTCTCTGGTTCAGCTTCAGGCTTCATGGCACATTATGCTACTTACGGGAATCCTGGCAGCGGAAACTGCGTGTCTCTACAAAGTAAGAAAATACTCACTGAGCATGTCCAGGAATGA
- the LOC137983847 gene encoding tolloid-like protein 1 isoform X2, translating to METIERLAVIIFSIGTLWANYSMTTSATQMPRSCAHSLTDLQGNFSSPNYPSSYPPRQNCIWSITVTPGSYIYLQFSYFFVEYGGKHCPYDYVEISDSNYPSSSIKIKHCGYQGPWCVWSTSNVLHVRFVTDHIVSAPGFMAHYVTYGNPGSKNCLSLNATQRSCAHNLTDLQGNFSSPNYPSSYPHRLNCSWSITVTPGSYIYLQFSNFSLEYGGSHCPFEYVEVSDSNYPLFSTQIKRCGGESPWCVWSTSNVLHVRFVTDFSGSASGFMAHYATYGNPGSGNCVSLQSKKILTEHVQE from the exons ATGGAAACCATCGAGCGTCTTGCAGTCATAATATTTTCTATTGGTACCTTGTGGG CAAACTATTCGATGACGACAAGTGCAACTCAAATGCCAC GGTCGTGTGCACACAGCTTGACTGACCTTCAAGGAAACTTCTCGAGTCCGAATTATCCATCCAGCTATCCACCTCGCCAGAACTGCATCTGGTCTATTACTGTAACACCAGGCAGCTACATTTACTTGCAGTTTTCTTACTTTTTTGTGGAATATGGTGGAAAGCACTGTCCGTATGACTACGTGGAAATATCTGATTCAAACTATCCATCGAGTTccataaaaataaaacactgtGGTTATCAAGGTCCTTGGTGTGTTTGGAGCACGAGCAATGTCCTGCATGTTCGATTCGTTACTGATCACATTGTTTCAGCTCCAGGGTTCATGGCACATTATGTAACTTACGGGAATCCTGGCAGCAAAAACTGCCTGTCTCTTAATGCAACACAAA GGTCGTGTGCACACAACTTGACTGATCTTCAAGGAAACTTCTCAAGTCCGAATTATCCATCCAGCTACCCACATCGCCTGAACTGCAGCTGGTCTATTACTGTAACACCAGGCAGCTACATTTACTTGCAGTTTTCTAACTTTTCTCTGGAATACGGTGGAAGCCACTGTCCGTTTGAATACGTGGAAGTATCTGATTCAAACTATCCATTATTTTCCACACAAATTAAACGCTGTGGTGGTGAAAGTCCTTGGTGTGTTTGGAGCACGAGCAATGTCCTGCATGTTCGATTCGTTACTGATTTCTCTGGTTCAGCTTCAGGCTTCATGGCACATTATGCTACTTACGGGAATCCTGGCAGCGGAAACTGCGTGTCTCTACAAAGTAAGAAAATACTCACTGAGCATGTCCAGGAATGA